CACGAGGCGCGCGAAGATGTCGCGGCCCGCGCTGTCCGTGCCGAGCAGGTGCTCCCCGCCGGGGGGCAGCAGCACGCTGCCGAGGTCCGAGCGGCCGGGGTCCTGGCCCGCGATGAGCGGGGCGAACAGCGCCACGAGCACGAGCAGCGCGAGCACCACCAGGCTGGCGAGCCCCATCGGGTTCTTCAGCAGCCGGCCGGTGGCCGACGAGCGGGTGGGGGCCGCGAGGGCCTGGGGCTGGGCGGTCACCTCGGTCACGACACACGCACCTTGGGGTTGAGCCATCCGTTGAGGATGTCCACGAGCAGGTTCACCACGATGACGATGAGCACCGTGTAGACGACGACCCCCATCACCACGGGCAGGTCGGCGCGCGCCGTCGCGTTGACGGCGAGCGAGCCCATGCCGGGGATGGCGAACAGGGACTCGATGATGACGACGCCGCCGAGCAGGGAGATGAACTGCAGCGACAGCACCGTCAGGCCCGCGGGCGCGGCCGAGCGGAGCACGTGCCGGAACAGCACCTCCCGCTCGCTGATCCCCCGCGAGCGCAGCGTGCGCACGTAGTCGAGCTCGAGCTGCTTGATGAACGCGCTGCGGATCTGCTGGGCGGTGCCGCCGACGCCGTTCACGACGAGCGCGAGCACCGGCAGCGTCAGCGACGTGATCCACACGCCGAGCCGTGCGCCGGGCGAGATCGCGGAGATCGCCGGGAACCAGCCCGCGTTGATGGCGAGGGTCAGCACCAGGACGATGCCGATGATGAAGCCGGGGACCGCGTTGCCGACGACGGCCGCGACCTGCACGACCCGGTCCACCCAGCCGCGGCGGACCGCGGCGACCATCCCGAGCACGGTCGCGACGAGCGCGATCAGCAGGATCGACGTGATGACCATCGCGAACGTCACGGGCAGCCGGCCGAGGATCGAGCCGACGACCGGCTCGTTGGTGAACCAGGACCGGCCGAAGTCGCCCTGCGCGGCGTGGGCGAACCAGTCGCCCAGGCGGGTCAGCAGCGGCTGGTCGAGGCCGAGCGCGACCTCCTTGGCGGCGACGGCCTCGTCGGTGGCCTGGTCGCCCAGGATGTTGCGGGCGATGCTGCCGGAGGACGAGTAGAGCAGGACGAAGGTCAGCACGGTGACGCACAGCAGCACGGCGATGCCGGCGCCGAGGCGTCGCAGGACCAGGGAGATCATGGCGGGCTCCGGGTGCGGGTGCGGGGCCGGGGTGCGCCGCGGGACGGCGCACCCCGGCGTGGCTCAGGAGGCGGGCGTGTAGTTGTAGATCGACGGCACGGCCATCTGGATCTGCGCCTCGACCTGCACCTTGTCGGCGTCGTAGAAGTACAGCTGGCTCGGGCGGTACCACGGCACGAACCACGCGTTCTCGGTGATGTACCGGTTGAGGTCCTGCGCGGCGGAGTCCGCGTCGTCACCGCCCGCGTTGATCGCCTCGGCCGCCGCGTCGATCTCCGGCGTCGTGGTGGCGAACGGGTTGTACGCCGCGCCGGTCGCGAGCAGCTGCGTGTACGCCACCGACGTCGGGCCCTGGAACAGGTTGAACACCGCCATCGGGTACTTGCCGGCCCGCAGCACGTCCAGGTACTCCTGCTGGGTCACCGCGGTGGTCTCCACCGTGATGCCCACGTCGCCGAGCTGCTGCACGACGAACGCCGTGAGGGTCTCGAAGTTCGGGGCGAGCAGCGGCATCGTGATGGTCAGGCCGTCCGCGTAGCCGGCCTCGGCGAGCAGCTCGCGAGCCTTGTCCGGGTCGTACGCGTAGTAGTCGTCGAGCTCGGGCAGGT
This is a stretch of genomic DNA from Cellulomonas sp. ES6. It encodes these proteins:
- a CDS encoding ABC transporter permease, producing the protein MISLVLRRLGAGIAVLLCVTVLTFVLLYSSSGSIARNILGDQATDEAVAAKEVALGLDQPLLTRLGDWFAHAAQGDFGRSWFTNEPVVGSILGRLPVTFAMVITSILLIALVATVLGMVAAVRRGWVDRVVQVAAVVGNAVPGFIIGIVLVLTLAINAGWFPAISAISPGARLGVWITSLTLPVLALVVNGVGGTAQQIRSAFIKQLELDYVRTLRSRGISEREVLFRHVLRSAAPAGLTVLSLQFISLLGGVVIIESLFAIPGMGSLAVNATARADLPVVMGVVVYTVLIVIVVNLLVDILNGWLNPKVRVS